AACACCCAGATCAGGCTCTGCAACCTCTTGACCGCGATCATGGCCGGTCACTCCGATGGGTACTGCCGGAAGAAGGAGGCGCATCCGTACGAACTGCGCTGCGCAGGGTGGCAGAACGGGCGCGCGGGTTTCGCGCCAACTCATGCTCGCCCGCGCGAACCGCCTTTCCAGGCTTCTCGAACGTCGGCGCATCGGCGGATTTGCGTTCGGGCATATGACGCGACCCGCCGCCTTCGCCGCCACTGCGCTTGCGCAGGAATTGCTTGACGATGCGGTCCTCCAGGCTGTGGAAGGTGACGACCGCCAGCCGCCCGCCGGGCTCCAGCAGCGCTTCGGCCGCTTCCAGCCCACGCTCCAACTCTTCCAGCTCCCGATTCACATGAATGCGGATCGCCTGGAAGGTCCGGGTTGCCGGATCCTTCTTGTCATGCGGCTTATGCCCCAGCGCCCGCCGCACGACGGCGGCCAGCTGCCCCGTCCGCTCAAGCGGGCGGGCCTCGACGATCGCGCGCGCAACCCGGCGCGAACGCGGCTCCTCGCCATAACGATAGATGATGTTGGCAATTTCCTCTTCCGGGGCGGTGTTGAGGAAATCGGCCGCATTCATCCCGCCCTGGCTCATCGTCATGTCGAGCGGCCCGTCCGCCTGGAAGGAAAAGCCCCGTTCGGGCCGGTCGAGCTGCATCGATGACACCCCGATGTCGAGCGTGACGCCCGACACCACCGCGACGCCACGATCCGCCAGCAACGCTTCCATGGCAGAAAATTCACCGGGAATGAGAATGATGCCATTCGCCTCGGCCACCGCCTGTCCTTCGCGGATCGCGTCGGGATCACGATCAAAGGCGAAGACGCGTGCGCCTGCCCGCGCCATCGCGCTGGAATAGCCGCCTGCGCCAAAGGTGCCGTCGACATGAATTTCGCCCGGGGCAATGGCGAGGGCATCGAGCACTTCGGCGAGCAGGACAGGCAGATGGCGGTCGGATGCGAGCGCAGGGTCGGCAGCACGGGTCACTTGCCCCCCTCCGCTGCACGCTGGTCCAGCCAGCGCCGCACCTTGTTGCGGATCAATGCCGGACGATCAGGACTTTCAACCAATGCTTCAGGCTTCCAGATCTGGAAATAGCGGCCCACGCCGTAAAAAAATACGGCATCGGTGATGCCCGCCTCTTCCTTGATATCGGGGTGCAGGAAAAAGCGGCCACCTTCGTCGAAATTCACATCCTCGATCGTGCCGAGTCGGTTCTCGCGCTCCAGATCACCGTTGAAGGGCCGGTCAGCCACGCGCGCCAGCCGCTCCAGCTCCTCGACCTCCTCGAACAGGAACAGCTTGTGCGACAGGCCGAAGCCTGTAGCGCAGCCATTGTCCATATGCACCGAAAGGCACAGGCGATTTTCGCCACCGCTGGCCAGCTTGACCTGCCGGCGCATCTCCAGGGGCAGCACGAAACGGCCCTTGCCGTCCGCGACGCTGAACGCGTTGCCCGAATAGAGAATAACGTCCGACACGCTGGAAAATCGCCCCTTGTTTGCGGGGCGCAGGTCTCCCCCGCCGAAACCGCAAGAAGGCGATGCCAGCGCAGGACTCGAACCAAAGCCTGACTAACCCCAATGCTGATTACGTACCAAGCATGGGGCTTTCTGCAAAGGGAAATTTAGGGTCAGAATGGGAAATCCTGTTTGGAAATGGGATTAACCGTTTAACAGACCCTCCGCCAGCTTATTTTCACTTTTTGTTCCACCCACCTTCCGCCCGGATTTGCGCGAAAGGAGCATGAAACCCAGGATCGCCCAGCCCATCCCGACCAGCAGCGCGGATCGCAGCCCAAGACGGACATCGCCGACGTCACGCATCCAGCGCCGCCCCCCTGGCAGCTCTCCGCCCAACCATTCCACCAGCAGTGCGGGCGTGTCCGCGCTCCATGCCCGCGGTTCCAGTGGCCGGATCGGATCGGCCAGCCACAGCCGGTCGTCGATCAGGTCCGCATCCCCCAGAAAGATCGCTTCACCCCGGCCAATCCTCAGGCGCAGCGGCAAGGCCATCCCCCCGTCAGTCAACCGAGCACGATCCCGCATCGGCGCCATGCCCGACAAGGTGACAAGCCGACCATCAGGCAGAAAATGGCGGATTTCCGCCTCGACCACCGGCCGAGCTTCGACATTCCAATGGGCCAGCAACAGCCCCAGCGCTCCGCTGGACGGCGCACGACGCCGGTCGCCAAAGCCATAGCGGGACGGCCAGCGCAGTTGCGGATCGTCGAGCAGCACCAGCCGCCCCCCGCCCCGCACCCAGCGATCAAGCGCGACCAGCGCCTGCGGCGTCAATGCGCGCGGTTGCGCGACCAGAGCCAGCTGCGCGCCGGAAGCAACCAATGCACCGGGATCATCAAGCGGCTGCAACTCGAAGCGCGTCCGCAGCACCGTGACGATCGGCGCATCCCTTCGCTCGCGGAGACCGCCCTCCGCCCAGAAGAGCGGCAACGCGGAGATGACCGCAAGAGCGGGACGATGCGGCTGGGACAAAATGGGCTGAGCCGGGCCGCGCCACAGGATCAGCGCCGTGCCCCCCAGCAATGCCAGGCCAGCGCCCTTCATCTTCCAGCCCCGGGCACGAAGCAGCTTGCCGGCGACGGCAGCCATCAAGGCAATCAGCCCCAAGCCCGCTGCCGCAAGCGGGTCCGGTGCGCGTGCCGCAGCAATCCAGCAAAAGACCAGAACTGTCCCGGCCACCCCCAGCATCACCCAGAGGATTGCCAGCCACCCCCAGCGCGCCAGCGCGGCGCCGGCCGGTATCAGCATCAAGCCGGCAGCGATCGCCCAGTCCCACGGATCGACCTGTCCCGTATGCCAGGCGCGGACCAGCCCGACGGTCAACGCGATCAGCCCAGGCAACCACAGAGCCAGAAACAGTTGGACAGGCCGTCGCCAACGCATCACGACAACGCCTCAGAGATCGTTTGAGAAATCGCGAAAGAGCGATGCCTGATGCCGGGATGCACCGGATGGCGCATTCTCAAACAGACTCTCAGGGCGTCTGTGGCGCAGGTTCCCGATCCATCGGCTTCTTGAGATTGGGATCAGGCTGCAGATCGGGCACGATCGGCGCCTGTTCGGGCGCAGGCTGCACCCCCAGTTCTGCAAGCGGCTCCTTGGGCGCGGTGGCAGCGACAGCGGCATTGACATCGATCGTCGGCACGGCCGATGGCGCGGCGGCGATATCATCCACCCTCGCCTTGTCGATGACGATATTGGCCAACCCCACCAGCAGGATAACCCCCGCCAGTCCGGTCAGACCTATCTGGACGCGCTGCAACCCCTCCTGACGGCGGGAATGATCAGCCATGAACATGCTCTTTTTATCGTCGCCGCGACCCGTGTCGGCTGCAGTCAATTGTGCGCGAGCCAGGGGAACACCGTCAAGCCTTTCGATTCGAGCCACTGACGGTTATAGAGGGTGGACAGGTAACGGAAGCCGGTGTCGCACAGGATCGTGACGATCCGCTTGCCCGGTCCGAGCTGCTTTGCCAGCGCGACGGCACCCGCGACATTAATGCCTGACGAAAGGCCCAGGCACAGCCCTTCCTCGGCCAACAGGCGACGAACCCATTCCAGCCCCTCCTCGTCGGAAATGCGGAACTGGGCATCGATCGGCGCCCCTTCCAAATTTGCGGTGATGCGTCCCTGGCCGATACCCTCGGCCACCGAACTGCCTTCGGCCTTCAGTTCGCCATGGGCGTAATAATTGTAGAGCGCGGCGCCATGCGGGTCAGCCAGGCCGATCACGACCCCCTCGTCGTGCGCCTTGAGCCCCAGCCCTACGCCCGCGATCGTCCCACCAGTGCCGGCCGCACAGATAAATCCGTCGACCCGCCCCTCCATCTGAACCCAGATTTCCTCGGCGGTCCCGACGATGTGCGCCTTGCGGTTGGCGATATTGTCAAACTGATTGGCCCAGATCGCCCCGTCCGTCTCTTCCGCCAGCCGGCGCGACGTGTGGACGAAATGCCCCGGATTGGAATAGGGCGCGGCGGGCACCGTCACCAGTTCCGCACCCAGCGCGCGCAGCGTATCCATCTTCTCGCGGCTCTGGGTCTCGGGCATGACGATGATCGACTTATAACCCTTGGCATTGGCAACCAGCGCCAGACCGATACCGGTATTACCGGCCGTCCCCTCCACGATCGTGCCGCCGGGCTTGAGCAGCCCCCTTTCCTCGGCATCATTGACAATGAACAGCGCGGCCCGGTCCTTGACCGACGCGCCGGGATTGGCGAATTCGCATTTGGCGTAAATATCGCATCCGGTTGCGGCCGACGGTCCGGCAAGGCGCACCATCGGGGTGTTGCCGATCAGGGCGAGGCTATCATTCTGGAGCAGCATGCCCCCCGCATAGCGGAGCGCATGCGTCCTTGCCAAGCAAGGGAATGATGCCTGCGGAAAAGACCCCGTTTTTACCGCCTCCCCCATTAATCTCTGCCACGCGCGGCGTCCCGGCGTGGGACGGGGAGGAATCGATACAGGAAGTCGAAGGAAAAATCCGCTAAGGGGGGCCGCAAGCGCCCCTGCGGCGTGACGTGCGAGCGGGATGGACGATGCTGCGGCTGGAACAGAAGACGAAATGGATGCGACAGGCAGTCGTGGGCGCATTGGCGCTTGCGGCGCTGGTCGTGCCCCATTTCATCACCGCTGCCCCGCTGGACCTGCTGGATACCGATACCCACCGGCCCGACCCGGCCGAACTGCCCGGCGCGAACTTCCCCGGCTCCGCCTTCTTTTTCGCGCAGGGGGCTTTCGACCCGGTACCGGGCGCGCTCACGATCCAGAGCCCCCATGTCATGGGCTTGGCGGAAGTAACGGCAGCGCCCGCCGGCCTGTTTCGCGGCATCACCGCGCTCGATGGCTTTCGCGCGCTCAACTGCCTGACCTCGGCCATCTATTATGAGGCAGGCAATGAACCGGACGATGGGCAGCGCGCGGTGGCGCAGGTCGTCCTCAACCGGGTACGCAGCCCGCTATGGCCACAAAGCGTCTGTGGCGTCGTGTATCAGGGATCGGAGCGCACCGACTTCCATTGCCAGTTCACCTTCAGTTGCGACGGCGCCATGGCCCGCGTCCCCAATGCGACGGCATGGATGCGCGCACGGGGCGTGGCGCAACGGGCGCTGGCCGGCCAGGTCTACGCCCCCGTCGGCCTCGCCACCCATTACCATACGCTCGCGGTACGACCGACCTGGGCCGACAAGCTGCAACCGGTCGCCGTGATCGGCGCGCATATCTTCTATCGGAGCCTGGGCACCAACGGCACTTTGGCCGGCTTCACCATGCCTTATCCCGGCCGGGAAACGATTTCCGGCCCGGCACGACGCGCCTGGCCCGTCCAGCCGATCGCGCCGGTGGAAATGCTCGCCGCCGTGCCCGCCAGGCCCTATGCTGACCCGGCACGCCCGGCGCCCCCGACAGGCAATGCCCCGCTTGCCGTTCCAGACCCGCGCGAGGCCTTGCCGGAATCCACCATTCGCCCCGAATATCGCAACAGCGGTCGGCCGCTGACCTGAACCGCACCGTCTTTTTTCGCTCGTCACCGGCAATTATTTACGGTTAATTTTCCAGCAATCATCGAAGCCCTTGAAAATTCGGAAATTTAAAAATCTTCGAGGCTGCATGAATTCGGGAACCCATTGCCGCTCCTGTGGGTTCTGCTTTTCGGATAGCAAATCTTTTGCCCCCCGCTCTTGCTATCCAAAAAACATGGACCCGGAACGCTCCCCCCCCCCCCGACGCGTTCCGGGTCCAGACTTTTTGGGGCCATCTCCTCTCTGACATCGCAACATGCCAGGCGGAACGCTTTTTGCCGCAATGGGTTTTAGAACGGTCGCGGATATGGCGCCGCTCGCATGGTCGCCATCTTTCAAAAGGAGAGACCTGATGACGAAGAAGATTTTGACCGCTCTGCTGCTCACCGGATCGCTGATGGTCGCCGCCTGCAATACGGTCGAAGGCGCCGGCAAGGACGTCCAGAGCGCAGGCAAGGCCGTGGAAAACTCAGCCAACTAAGCGCCGCACCGAAATTTCAGGCTCGCCCCATTCGGGGCGGGCCTTCTTTTTTACGCGGAAACCTCTTCGGCCGCCGCTTCCGCAGCCGCCCGCTTCGCCTGGCTGCGATCGGTAAACCAGATGGCGACCAAGGTAATCTCGTAAAGCAGCAAAAGCGGGATCGCGAGCATCAACTGCGACACAACATCGGGCGGGGTCAGAACGGCCGCCAGGATGAAGGCGCCGACGATCATGTAGCGGCGCATCCCCTTCAATTGCTCGCGCGAGACGAAGCCCGCCCGATTGAGCAGCATCAGCAGCACCGGCAACAGGAAACAGATGCCGAACGCCAGGATGAACTGCATCACCAGGCCCAGATAGCTGTCCGCGCTCGGCAAGGCTTCGACCTGCAAGCCGCTGCCATTACCCTGATAGCCCAGGAAGAAATGGAAGGCGGTCGGCATCACCACGAAATAGGCAAGGCTCGCGCCCAGCGCGAACAGGAAGGGGGTTGCGATGATGAAGGGCAACAGCGCCTTCTTTTCCTTCGCATAAAGGCCCGGCGCGACGAACGCCCAGAGCTGGTTGGCGATGATCGGGAAGGACAGGCAGAATGCGCCGAACAGCGCGATCTTGATCTGCACGAAAAAGGCTTCGTACAGCTTGGTATAGACCAGCTTGCCGCCGCCATCCCCGAACGCTTCCTTGAGCGGATGCACCAGGATGGCGAAGAGCTGCTCTGAAAAATAGAAGCAGATCGCGCCGGTGACGAAAAGCGCATAGACGCATTTGAGCAAGCGGCTCCGCAACTCGATCAGATGGTCGAGCAAGGGTGCCTTGCTGTCGTCGATATCGCCGATCATGCCGTCGCATCCCCCTGCTTGGGCGCGACCGGCTCCTCGGCAACATAGGGCGGCTTGTCCGCCACCGGCGGCGGCGCGGCCTCCGCCACATAGGGCGGCGCATCGACAGCAGCCACAGGCGCCTCCGTCACATAAGGCGGCTTGTCTTCCTGGACGGCAGAGGGCGTATCGCTGGCCGGTGCATGCTCGATAACCGGGGTCTCGGGCGGATGCTCGGCCATGATGCGCTTATTCTGCTCGGCCCATTTCTTTTCCAGCTCCTCCAGCTCGACTTCGCGCACCATGGCGTCGATGCCGGTGCGGAAATGGCGCGCCATGCCCTGGGCCTTGCCGACAATCTGCCCCACTTTGTAGAGCGCGCGCGGAAGATCCTTGGGGCCGATCACGATCACCGCAATGATCACGATCACGAGGAATTCAGTCGAATCGATGCCAAACATGCGCGACTACCAGCCTGCGTTAGAGATCAGGCCTTGGTCTTTTCTTCGGTCGCACTCGGCGCGTCCTGTTCGGGCACGCGATGACCCTCGATCCGGGTCGCGGGCTTTGCCGGCGTCGCGTCGTCCTCGTCGTCGGCCATACCCTTCTTGAAGCTCTTGATGCCCTTGGCCACGTCACCCATCAGGCCGGAAATCCGACCGCCACCAAACAGCAGCATGACGACCAGGAGCACGATCACCCAGTGCATCAGCGAGAAAGAACCCATTTCACATACTCCCGAAAGGAGGCCTATCTAGGCCTCTTCCTCATCCTTTTCCACAACGGATTGGCCGCCCAGACCCTCCAGCGCCAAATCGATCGGATCGAGCAACCCTGCGGCGCGCAAATCGTCCAGACCCGGCAGGTCCCGGCGGCTGCTAAGGCCAAAATGTGACAGAAACTCTACGCTGGTCGCATAGATAAGCGGACGGCCGGGAACTTCACGCCGGCCAACCGGGCGGACCCAGCCAGCCTCCATCAGCACGTCCAGCGTGCCCTTGGCGACCTGTACGCCGCGAATCGCTTCAATCTCCGCGCGGCTGACCGGCTCATGATAGGCGATGATCGCCAGCGTCTCCATCGCCGCGCGCGACAATTTGCGCGTTTCGTCGCGTTCCCGGCGCAGGATATGGGCCAGATCGGCCGCCGTCTGGAAATGCCAGCGCCCACCCCGCTCGACCAGATTGACGCCGCGCCCGGCATAATCCTGCGCCAATTGGGCCAGAGTCGCAGGCAGGTCGCCACCGTCGCCGACATGGGGACGCAGCTCGGCAGGTGTCAGCGGCTCTTCCGCTGCGAACAACGCCGCCTCCACCGCGCGCGCGAAATCGTCCATCTCCCGGATCACAGCAACTGCTCCCATTGATCGCCCGACAGCGCTGCTCGCAGGTAGATCGGCTCGAATATCCCATCCTGCCTTATGTCCACCCGCCCCTGCTTGGCCAGTTCCAGCATCGCCACGAAGCTGCTGGCCAGCGCCGATTTGGCCATCGGTCCGTCACGATCATCGGGCAGGAAGGATTCCAGCGTGGTCCAGTCCAGCGCCGAGCCCACCAGCGCACTGACACGCTGGATCGCCTCGTCCAGGGTCATGACCGGCCGCACCGCGACCATATGCACGACCGGCTGGTTGCGCGCGCGAATCTGGCCATAGGCCTGGATCAGGTCATAGAGGCTGGCGCTCCATTTCGCCCGCCGCACCATATGCAGCCCTTCGGGGCGGGGGCGGACGAATACGTCGCGCCCGATTCGATCGCCGGCCATCAGCCGCGCCCCCGCCTCGCGCATGGCATGCAGCCGTTGCAGCCGCAATTGCAGGCGCAACGCCAGTTCCTCGGGGCTGGGTTCGGGCTGCGCTTCCTTGGGCAGCAGCATCGCCGACTTGAGATAGGCGAGCCACGCCGCCATCACCAGATAGTCGGCGGCCAGTTCCAGCTTCAGCTGCCGTGCCCCTTCGACATAGGCCAGATATTGCCCGACCAGCGCCAGGATGGAAATTTCGCGCAAATCCACCTTTTGGGTCCGCGCCAGCGCCAGCAGCAGGTCGAGCGGCCCTTCCCAGCCTTCAAAGCTGACCGTCAGCACCTCCGCGGGGGACGCGACCGGGGCGGTGAAGAGATCGTCCATCGCCCCCGCGCCGCGATCAGGCAGGAACCAGCGCCAGCAGCGCGTCCCGGGTCGCCATCAGATCCTCAAGCGACGGCAGGTCGGCCGCATGGGCGGATGCCATAGCCCGATCGAGCCGCGCGCGCGCCTCCGGGCTGATATCCGGCAACAGTTCGGCGATGCCTGTCATGTCGTCCATCCGGCCCCAGCAATTGAGCGCCAGGTCGCATCCGGCAGCGACCACCCCGGCCGCCAATTCGGGAATGGAGCCCTTGAGCGCCTTCATGTCGAGATCGTCCGACATCAGCAAACCGTCGAAGCCAATGCGTTGACGAATGACATCCTCGATCACCACGGGCGACAGGCTGGCCGGCCGTTCGGCATCCCAGGCGGTGTAGACGACATGGGCCGTCATCCCCATGGGCGCATCCTTGAGCGCGCGGAACGGCGCCAGATCGAGTTCCAGTTCCTCCGCACAAGCCTGCACGACGGGCAGTTCCAGATGGCTGTCGACCAGTGCGCGCCCATGACCCGGCATATGCTTGACGATGCCCACGACATTGCCGTCGGCCAGCCCCTCGATCACCGCGCGACCCAGCGCCGCGACCCGCATCGGCTCCGCGCCCAGGGTGCGATCGCCCATGATGTCGCTCGCTCCTTCCTGCCGCACGTCCAGCAATGGCAGCGCATCGACCGTGATGCCGACCTCCGCCAGCATCACCGCCAGCGCCCGCGCATTGGCCCGTGCCGCCGCAATCGCGCTCGACGGGGCGATGTCATAGAGCCGGTCGAACTGGGTGCCGGACGGAAAGCTCGGCCAGACCGGCGCCTGCATCCGCGCCACCCGTCCGCCTTCCTGATCGATCATGATCAGCAGATCGTCGCGTCCATGCAGCGCGCGCAGGTCATCGGTCAGCGCCCGCAATTGCCCGCGATCGGCAATATTGCGCTTGAAGAGGATATAGCCGGCCGGCTGCGCCTCGGCGAAGAAGGCGCGCTCGTCGGCGGTCAGGGTTTCGCCGGATAGGCCGAAGATGACGGGTTTCATAACGCCAATGCTAGTGCGTCAGGAACGGGCTGTCGACGCCCGTACCGGACGAAGATCAGTTGACGACCATGCAGCTTTCGCCGGCGACCTTCAGCTTGCCGCAGACGGTGCCGGCCTGGGCACCCGCGCTGGCGCGCAGACGATAGACGGTACCGCCGCCAACCTCGGCCGGCTCGACCGACATGGCAAGTGGCGCAAGATAGGCAAAGCGCTTCGACAGGCGGCTCCAGGCATCCTTCGCGCCACCCGCGCTGCCATAGGCACCCAGTTGGATCATGCCGCCGGCCGCTGCCTTTGGCGCTGCCGCTTGCGGCGCCGCCTTCGTCTCGTCCTCGACCTTGGCGGTTACGCTCTGGGCAGGCTTCACCGCCACTGCCGGTTTCGTGCCCGTGGGGGCTGGCGCGCTGGCAGTGATCGGCGCTTCCGGCACGCGGCTGGGATCGATCTGCCCGTCGCGCACGACGCCCTCGCTGGCGGCGAAACTGGCGTCGCCTTCACCCTCAAACTTCTTGGCGTCCGCCTCCTTGGCCGCAATCTTGTAGTCGCCGACCGGCGCGGCGATCAGCTTGCCCTCCCCCGCGCCGCCGCCATTACGGTTCTGCAGCCACCATACGCCGGCAACCACGGCGCCGATCAGCAGCAGCCCAACCAGGATCAGACCCAGCAGGCGCAGCGGCGATATCCGCTCCTCGTCATCCTCGTCGATCGCGGGTTCCAGCCAGGGCAGCCGATCCTCATCGTCGAGGGCCAGGCGCCCGCGTGCATAATCACCCATTGTCGAACTCCGTCCGGCTCACTGCATCTCGGTCAGCGCGGCCACGCCCATCAGGGCAAGGCCGTTACGGATGATCTGCCCGATTCCGCGGCTCAAGAAAAGCCGGGCCGATGTGATGGCAGGATCGTCCGCCAGGATGACGCGCGCGCGCGGATCGTCATTGCCCATATTCCACCAGCCATGGAATGCGGATGCCAAGTCATTGAGATAAAAGGCGACACGGTGCGGCTCTCGGGTCAGGGCGGCCCCTTCCACCACACGTGGGAACTGCGCAGCAAGCTTGACCAGGTTCAGTTCGGCCGTCCCAAGCAGGGACAGGTCGGGCACAGGCAGGTCTATCCCGGCCTCCTCCGCCCGCCGGCCGAGCGAGGAAATCCGTGCATGGGCATATTGCACATAGAAGACCGGATTGTCCTTGGACGCTTCCACCACCTTGGCGAAATCGAAGTCCATCTGGGCATCGGCCTTGCGCGTCAGCATGGTGAAGCGGACGACATCCTTGCCCACTTCGCGCACGACATCGGCCAGGGTGACGAAATTGCCGGCGCGCTTCGACATCTTCACCGGCTCGCCATCGCGCAGCAGGCGGACCATCTGGATGAGCTTCACGTCGAACCGCGCCTTGCCCTCGGTCAGGGCGGCGACGGCGGCCTGGATGCGCTTCACCGTGCCGGCATGGTCGGCGCCCCAGATGTCGATCAACTGGTCGGCGGTCTGTGCCTTCTGGAAATGATAGGCCATGTCGGCGCCGAAATAGGTCCAGCTGCCGTTCGACTTCTTGATCGGCCGGTCCTGGTCGTCACCGAACCTGGTCGAACGGAACAGCGGCAGTTCCACCGGCTCCCAATCGTCGGGCAGTTCGCCCTTGGGCGCTTCCAGCACGCCGTCATAGACCAGGTCATGCGCGCGCAGCCAGGCTTCGGCCTCGGCCGGCTTGCCTGCGGCCTGCAATTCGGCCTCCGACGAGAAGATGTCGTGGTGGATACCCAGCAGCGCCAGATCGCTGCGGATCATGTCCATCATCTTCGCCACGGCAAAGGTGCGGAACAGCACCAGCCATTCGCCTTCGGGCGCGCCGACGAACTTGTCGCCATATTCGGCGGCCAGCGCCTGCCCCACCGGCACCAGATAATCGCCCGGATACAGCCCCTCGGGGATCGCGCCGACATCTTCGCCCAGCACCTCGCGGTAGCGCAGATGCGCCGAGCGGGCGAGCACGTCGACCTGGCCGCCGGCATCATTGATATAATATTCGCGGATCACCTTGTGCCCGGCATATTCCAGCAGCGTGGCGAGCGCGTCGCCGACCACCGCGCCGCGGCAATGGCCCATATGCATCGGGCCGGTGGGATTGGCCGAGACATATTCGACGTTCACGGTCACGCCCGCGCCGATGTCGGACCGGCCATAATCGTCCGCCTCGACATGCAGCGCCGCCAGTTCCGCACGCCATGTCGCGTCGGTCAGGGCCAGGTTGATGAAGCCCGGGCCGGCGATGCTGGCGCTTTCGACCTCGCCCAGCGCCTGCAGCTTGGCCACGATCGCTTCGGCCAGCGTGCGCGGATTGGTACCGGCGGGCTTGGCCAGCACCATCGCGGCGTTGGTGGCAAGGTCACCATGGCTGGGGTCGCGCGGCGGCTCCACCGTCACCGGCTTGCGGTTGAGGCCGGCGGGCAACGTGCCTTCGGCCTCCAGCGCGTCAAGCACGGCATCGAGATGGGCGGTGAAACGGGTGTAAAGGGACATCAAACTATCCTGCGTCACAAAATCCGTTCGTCCTGAGTAGCCCCTTCGACTGCCTGCCAAGGCAGGCGCTCAGGACAAGCATTGAGCGCAGTCGAAATGGCGTATCGAAGGATGTATGTGACACAAGATGCTTCGATATGGGCCTTCGACTTCGCTCAGTCCCTACTCAGCACGAACGGAGAAAAATCTAAGCGGAAACGACCTTAACGGGTCGCATTATATTTGAGCTGGTCCTGGGTCAGGTTGAACCCCACGAGCAACTCGAAGCTGGTTCGCTGCAATGCCGCCTTGACATCGGGCTGGGCGAAGGGATCGATCGCCGCATCCGCATCGCCGGCCTTGCGCTTCTGCGTGATCTTCTGCTGGATTTCGGGTGGCAACGTAGCCGATGCCTTGTCGACATAGGAACCGGCCGTCGCCGTCGCGCTGGCGCGGGTCTCGCCCGCCGCGAAATTCAGCGTGACCTGACCGATGCGCTTGGCGACCACGGCGCTGCCCCCACGCACGATCGCGGAGAAATAAGGCAATGTCACCTGGCGCGCCGTGCTCGCATCGATGCGGCGCGCGTTCACGACGAAGGTTGCCTGGGTATAAAGCTGTGCGCCATCACTGCAGGTCGACCGCAGGTCGGTGATGTTCGCCACCACGTCGATCGCCGACGCATCGCGGCTCTGCGCCGGGCTGAACAGCGTCACATCGCCCGTATAGGTCGGGATCGCCGCCACCGGACAGGCCGAACGCACGGTCACGATACCGCCGGTCG
The sequence above is drawn from the Sphingobium sp. AP49 genome and encodes:
- the rsmH gene encoding 16S rRNA (cytosine(1402)-N(4))-methyltransferase RsmH, translating into MTRAADPALASDRHLPVLLAEVLDALAIAPGEIHVDGTFGAGGYSSAMARAGARVFAFDRDPDAIREGQAVAEANGIILIPGEFSAMEALLADRGVAVVSGVTLDIGVSSMQLDRPERGFSFQADGPLDMTMSQGGMNAADFLNTAPEEEIANIIYRYGEEPRSRRVARAIVEARPLERTGQLAAVVRRALGHKPHDKKDPATRTFQAIRIHVNRELEELERGLEAAEALLEPGGRLAVVTFHSLEDRIVKQFLRKRSGGEGGGSRHMPERKSADAPTFEKPGKAVRAGEHELARNPRARSATLRSAVRTDAPPSSGSTHRSDRP
- a CDS encoding division/cell wall cluster transcriptional repressor MraZ, producing MSDVILYSGNAFSVADGKGRFVLPLEMRRQVKLASGGENRLCLSVHMDNGCATGFGLSHKLFLFEEVEELERLARVADRPFNGDLERENRLGTIEDVNFDEGGRFFLHPDIKEEAGITDAVFFYGVGRYFQIWKPEALVESPDRPALIRNKVRRWLDQRAAEGGK
- a CDS encoding DUF4350 domain-containing protein, which codes for MRWRRPVQLFLALWLPGLIALTVGLVRAWHTGQVDPWDWAIAAGLMLIPAGAALARWGWLAILWVMLGVAGTVLVFCWIAAARAPDPLAAAGLGLIALMAAVAGKLLRARGWKMKGAGLALLGGTALILWRGPAQPILSQPHRPALAVISALPLFWAEGGLRERRDAPIVTVLRTRFELQPLDDPGALVASGAQLALVAQPRALTPQALVALDRWVRGGGRLVLLDDPQLRWPSRYGFGDRRRAPSSGALGLLLAHWNVEARPVVEAEIRHFLPDGRLVTLSGMAPMRDRARLTDGGMALPLRLRIGRGEAIFLGDADLIDDRLWLADPIRPLEPRAWSADTPALLVEWLGGELPGGRRWMRDVGDVRLGLRSALLVGMGWAILGFMLLSRKSGRKVGGTKSENKLAEGLLNG
- a CDS encoding cysteine synthase A; protein product: MLLQNDSLALIGNTPMVRLAGPSAATGCDIYAKCEFANPGASVKDRAALFIVNDAEERGLLKPGGTIVEGTAGNTGIGLALVANAKGYKSIIVMPETQSREKMDTLRALGAELVTVPAAPYSNPGHFVHTSRRLAEETDGAIWANQFDNIANRKAHIVGTAEEIWVQMEGRVDGFICAAGTGGTIAGVGLGLKAHDEGVVIGLADPHGAALYNYYAHGELKAEGSSVAEGIGQGRITANLEGAPIDAQFRISDEEGLEWVRRLLAEEGLCLGLSSGINVAGAVALAKQLGPGKRIVTILCDTGFRYLSTLYNRQWLESKGLTVFPWLAHN
- a CDS encoding cell wall hydrolase; the encoded protein is MLRLEQKTKWMRQAVVGALALAALVVPHFITAAPLDLLDTDTHRPDPAELPGANFPGSAFFFAQGAFDPVPGALTIQSPHVMGLAEVTAAPAGLFRGITALDGFRALNCLTSAIYYEAGNEPDDGQRAVAQVVLNRVRSPLWPQSVCGVVYQGSERTDFHCQFTFSCDGAMARVPNATAWMRARGVAQRALAGQVYAPVGLATHYHTLAVRPTWADKLQPVAVIGAHIFYRSLGTNGTLAGFTMPYPGRETISGPARRAWPVQPIAPVEMLAAVPARPYADPARPAPPTGNAPLAVPDPREALPESTIRPEYRNSGRPLT
- a CDS encoding entericidin A/B family lipoprotein is translated as MTKKILTALLLTGSLMVAACNTVEGAGKDVQSAGKAVENSAN
- the tatC gene encoding twin-arginine translocase subunit TatC → MIGDIDDSKAPLLDHLIELRSRLLKCVYALFVTGAICFYFSEQLFAILVHPLKEAFGDGGGKLVYTKLYEAFFVQIKIALFGAFCLSFPIIANQLWAFVAPGLYAKEKKALLPFIIATPFLFALGASLAYFVVMPTAFHFFLGYQGNGSGLQVEALPSADSYLGLVMQFILAFGICFLLPVLLMLLNRAGFVSREQLKGMRRYMIVGAFILAAVLTPPDVVSQLMLAIPLLLLYEITLVAIWFTDRSQAKRAAAEAAAEEVSA
- a CDS encoding twin-arginine translocase TatA/TatE family subunit; this translates as MGSFSLMHWVIVLLVVMLLFGGGRISGLMGDVAKGIKSFKKGMADDEDDATPAKPATRIEGHRVPEQDAPSATEEKTKA
- the scpB gene encoding SMC-Scp complex subunit ScpB; the encoded protein is MIREMDDFARAVEAALFAAEEPLTPAELRPHVGDGGDLPATLAQLAQDYAGRGVNLVERGGRWHFQTAADLAHILRRERDETRKLSRAAMETLAIIAYHEPVSRAEIEAIRGVQVAKGTLDVLMEAGWVRPVGRREVPGRPLIYATSVEFLSHFGLSSRRDLPGLDDLRAAGLLDPIDLALEGLGGQSVVEKDEEEA